The Rhizobium leguminosarum genome includes a region encoding these proteins:
- the urtD gene encoding urea ABC transporter ATP-binding protein UrtD: protein MIPDVKPTSVLYLNGVSVSFDGFKALNSLSIVIEPGELRAIIGPNGAGKTTMMDIITGKTRPDEGEVFFNGTIDLTKKDEADIAQLGIGRKFQKPTVFESHTVWDNLELALNRRRGVFSTLFYRLSGEDKTRIEEILETVRLTHRRDEFAANLSHGQKQWLEIGMLLAQEPKLLLVDEPVAGMTDAETAETAILLKDIAKTRSVVVVEHDMGFIRDLGVKVTCLAEGSVLAEGSIDFVSSDPKVIENYLGR, encoded by the coding sequence ATGATCCCCGACGTCAAACCCACCAGCGTGCTTTATCTGAACGGCGTCTCGGTTTCCTTCGATGGCTTCAAGGCGCTGAATTCGCTGTCGATCGTCATCGAACCCGGCGAGCTTCGCGCCATCATCGGCCCGAACGGCGCCGGCAAGACGACGATGATGGATATCATCACCGGCAAGACCAGGCCCGATGAGGGTGAGGTGTTCTTCAACGGCACGATCGATCTTACCAAGAAGGACGAGGCCGATATCGCGCAGCTCGGCATCGGCCGCAAGTTCCAGAAGCCGACAGTCTTCGAAAGCCATACGGTGTGGGACAATCTGGAGCTGGCGCTGAACCGCCGTCGCGGTGTGTTCTCGACGCTGTTCTACCGGCTTTCGGGCGAGGACAAGACGCGCATAGAGGAGATCCTCGAAACCGTGCGGCTGACGCATCGCCGCGACGAATTCGCCGCCAATCTCTCGCACGGGCAGAAGCAATGGCTGGAGATTGGCATGCTGCTGGCGCAGGAGCCGAAGCTCCTGCTGGTCGACGAACCGGTGGCCGGAATGACCGATGCGGAGACGGCGGAAACCGCGATCCTGCTCAAGGATATCGCCAAAACCCGGTCGGTCGTCGTCGTCGAACATGACATGGGCTTCATCCGAGACCTCGGCGTCAAGGTGACCTGCCTTGCTGAGGGATCGGTGCTGGCAGAGGGATCGATCGATTTTGTGAGTTCGGATCCGAAGGTCATCGAGAACTATTTGGGGCGGTGA
- a CDS encoding acid phosphatase has product MSVLSLCRLSTALVCLLSIVPSLASAEQSTAAKAPYAEAGNTNKRGDACFSTADTNAAVHLLSGFLEIWTPRTPFVDAGVEAPAKDNCPAVAKTDWDGIPASKTDGHIVNQAVHDANIAYVVNATRARTADQAVAAYLDDRRGKNASIVDGLGPLTDAWKAGSKQTTTITEVAADATTVKYDDKGNNRGAGSKPDTENKTDANPDMGLAIDFIIAASGDGSTEPAKRYFKYGRPYRWSQDVSVVPTLEPAKSGKPVEDGGFPSGHTAEAWRDALAMAYLVPQRFQEMVTRASELGEDRILAGMHSPLDVMGGRMLGTATVVYNLNKADNAALKSDAYAQAQAWLVAKSGVADAGALEVAAHAAPLAADRFADHDANRAYVLQRLSYGLPTIHATDQPARVPQGAEALLETRLPYLDGEQRRDVLKTTEIASGYPLLDDAEGYGRLNLFAAADGYGAFEQDVTVTMAAAKGGFNAIDTWRNDITGKGRLVKRGEGILGLSGANSYAGGAVIEEGALVALSPSAFGTGDLTVGRGSLVLAVDKPVTVGGDYQQLATAVMKQRLGANGEGTLIVHGKAMLAGDLDVTLADGFVPTPGTKIEILKASAVTGTFGKFTVSGHKASLSYGPTSVTLTIDG; this is encoded by the coding sequence ATGTCTGTTTTAAGCCTTTGCCGCCTGAGCACCGCCCTCGTCTGCCTCCTTTCGATCGTGCCATCGCTTGCCAGCGCCGAGCAGTCCACGGCAGCGAAAGCGCCTTATGCGGAGGCCGGAAACACCAACAAGCGCGGTGACGCCTGCTTCTCGACGGCGGACACCAACGCCGCCGTTCATCTTCTCTCCGGCTTCCTGGAAATCTGGACCCCGCGCACGCCTTTCGTCGATGCGGGCGTCGAAGCCCCGGCCAAGGACAATTGCCCGGCGGTCGCCAAGACGGATTGGGATGGTATTCCCGCGAGCAAGACCGACGGCCATATCGTCAACCAGGCCGTCCATGACGCCAACATCGCCTATGTCGTCAATGCGACGCGGGCGCGGACGGCCGATCAGGCCGTCGCCGCCTATCTCGACGATCGGCGCGGCAAGAATGCCAGCATCGTCGATGGCCTCGGTCCGCTGACGGATGCCTGGAAGGCCGGCTCGAAGCAGACCACCACGATCACCGAGGTGGCGGCCGATGCGACAACGGTCAAATATGACGACAAGGGCAACAATCGCGGCGCCGGCAGCAAGCCGGACACGGAAAACAAGACCGATGCCAACCCCGACATGGGCCTTGCAATCGACTTCATCATTGCCGCAAGCGGTGACGGCTCGACGGAGCCTGCCAAGCGCTATTTCAAATATGGCCGTCCCTACCGCTGGAGCCAGGACGTATCGGTCGTCCCGACGCTGGAGCCCGCCAAGAGCGGCAAGCCGGTCGAAGACGGCGGTTTCCCCAGCGGGCATACGGCGGAAGCCTGGCGGGATGCACTCGCCATGGCCTATCTCGTGCCGCAACGCTTTCAGGAAATGGTCACGCGCGCCAGCGAACTGGGCGAAGACCGCATCCTCGCCGGCATGCATTCTCCTCTCGACGTGATGGGCGGCCGGATGCTCGGCACCGCCACGGTCGTCTATAATCTGAACAAGGCCGACAATGCGGCGCTGAAGAGCGATGCTTACGCCCAAGCGCAGGCATGGCTCGTCGCCAAATCAGGCGTTGCGGATGCGGGCGCGCTCGAGGTTGCCGCCCATGCGGCACCGCTGGCCGCAGACCGTTTTGCCGATCATGACGCCAATCGCGCTTACGTGCTGCAGCGCCTGAGCTATGGCCTGCCGACGATCCATGCGACCGATCAGCCGGCGCGCGTGCCGCAGGGCGCCGAAGCGCTTCTCGAAACGCGTCTGCCCTATCTGGACGGCGAGCAGCGCCGCGACGTGCTGAAGACGACGGAGATCGCCTCCGGCTATCCGCTGCTCGACGATGCGGAAGGTTACGGCCGTCTCAACCTTTTTGCCGCCGCCGACGGTTACGGCGCGTTCGAACAGGACGTGACCGTGACGATGGCCGCGGCAAAGGGCGGTTTCAATGCGATCGATACCTGGCGGAACGACATCACCGGCAAGGGCAGGCTGGTGAAGCGCGGCGAAGGCATCCTCGGGCTTTCGGGCGCCAACAGCTATGCCGGCGGCGCAGTGATCGAGGAGGGCGCACTGGTGGCCCTATCGCCCTCGGCCTTTGGTACCGGTGACCTGACGGTTGGCCGCGGTTCGCTCGTTCTGGCGGTGGACAAGCCCGTGACCGTCGGCGGCGACTATCAGCAGCTTGCCACGGCCGTGATGAAGCAGAGGCTCGGCGCGAACGGCGAGGGTACGCTGATCGTCCATGGCAAGGCGATGCTGGCCGGCGATCTCGATGTGACGCTTGCCGACGGTTTTGTCCCGACGCCTGGAACGAAGATCGAGATCCTGAAGGCGAGTGCCGTGACCGGCACCTTCGGCAAGTTCACCGTCTCCGGCCACAAGGCGAGCCTTTCCTACGGCCCGACATCAGTCACCTTGACGATTGACGGATAA
- a CDS encoding ATP-binding protein, whose translation MAARQRIIPVRREYNRWVANQTLEDYALRFTAKSARHFSSQRISQTAIGAISFLALEAIGGAITLSYGTTNAFYAIIVASIAMLAIGLPISRYAIRHGVDIDLLTRGAGFGYIGSTITSLIYASFTFMLFAIEASIMSGALELTLGIPLWIGYIISAVMVIPLVTHGVRLISKFQLMTQPFWIVLNILPFIFIALLDWEKFDLWRAFAGIRHASGPPGTIAEFDLVEFGAASAVILALMSQIGEQADFLRFLPPDPQRKWRHRLAIFLAGPGWVIIGAPKLLAGSFLVVLTFTSGIPLDRAADPAQMYLTAFGYMVPWHNGALLLMAAFVVVSQLKINVMNAYAGSLAWSNFFSRLTHSHPGRVIWLVFNVAIALLLMELGIYRLLEETLGIFSIIAMAWLCTISADLFINKPLGLAPPGIEFKRAHLYDINPVGLGAMTLSATVSLIAHFGAFGEIAASLAPYITLVIALVASPVIAWATKGKFYLVRKPRQSWKDLTNITCSVCEHPFEPEDMAWCPAYAAPICSLCCSLDSRCHDMCKPAARFNAQVGTVAKALLPEAILGKLTTRLGRYGIAVVLALTAIGAILAMIAHQVASASPETGEVVNRTILIVFFVFSVISGVVCWFYVLAHDSRVVAEEESSRQNTLLLKEIAAHKKTDAALQNAKETAEAANRAKSRYVVGLSHELRTPLNAVLGYAQILERDETIPAPRQSSIKVIRRSAEHLSGLIDGLLDISKIEAGRLQVYSNEINIQDFLDQIVDMFRPQAQAKGLAFIHERAPALPQFVRTDEKRLRQILVNLLSNAIKFTDEGSVTFDVGYRSQVATFTVADTGRGITEKDLPRIYEPFQRGEAESVRPMPGLGLGLTITRLLTNTLGGEISVASVKDEGSTFRVRLMLSAVMRAVAAAPQEKRIVGYNGPRRTVVVVDDNEDHREMMREILAPLDFIVLTAAGGGECLTLIEGIMPDLFLVDILMPGMNGWQLVSRLREAGQMAPVLMLSANIGDAAVLSDSDDSHNDAIGKPVDIRQLRDKLALHLGLTWIYADATPAVPVKIEAPMLSPGAAHVQELLRLGEIGYIRGIEAKLSDLAKVEANQPFTEELRAYVAAFDLAGFMTFLHDFDEKVESIG comes from the coding sequence ATGGCAGCGCGCCAACGCATCATTCCGGTGAGACGCGAATATAATCGCTGGGTCGCCAACCAGACGCTGGAGGATTACGCTCTGCGCTTCACCGCAAAGAGCGCCCGCCATTTCTCTTCGCAGCGCATTTCGCAGACGGCGATCGGCGCAATCTCCTTCCTGGCGCTGGAGGCAATCGGCGGCGCAATCACCCTCTCCTACGGCACCACCAACGCCTTTTACGCCATCATCGTTGCCTCGATCGCCATGCTGGCGATCGGCCTGCCGATCAGCCGCTACGCCATCCGCCACGGCGTCGACATTGATCTGCTGACGCGCGGCGCGGGCTTCGGCTATATCGGCTCGACGATCACCTCGCTGATCTATGCGAGCTTCACCTTCATGCTGTTTGCGATCGAGGCTTCGATCATGTCCGGGGCGTTGGAGCTCACCCTCGGCATCCCGCTCTGGATCGGCTACATCATCAGCGCCGTCATGGTGATCCCGCTGGTGACGCATGGCGTACGGCTGATCAGCAAGTTCCAGCTGATGACCCAGCCCTTCTGGATCGTGCTGAATATCCTGCCCTTCATCTTCATCGCCTTGTTGGACTGGGAAAAATTCGATCTCTGGCGCGCCTTTGCCGGCATCCGCCATGCCTCCGGCCCGCCCGGCACCATCGCCGAATTCGATCTGGTGGAGTTCGGCGCGGCCTCCGCCGTCATCCTGGCGCTGATGTCGCAGATCGGCGAACAGGCCGACTTCCTGCGCTTCCTGCCGCCGGACCCGCAGCGCAAGTGGCGCCACCGCCTGGCGATCTTTCTCGCCGGGCCCGGCTGGGTCATCATCGGCGCGCCGAAGTTGCTTGCTGGTTCATTTCTGGTCGTGCTGACCTTCACCTCGGGCATCCCCCTCGATCGCGCCGCCGACCCGGCGCAGATGTATCTGACCGCCTTCGGCTACATGGTCCCCTGGCACAATGGCGCGCTGCTGTTGATGGCCGCCTTCGTCGTCGTCTCGCAGCTGAAGATCAATGTGATGAACGCCTATGCCGGTTCGCTCGCCTGGTCGAACTTCTTCTCGCGGCTGACCCACAGCCATCCCGGCCGCGTCATCTGGCTGGTCTTCAACGTCGCAATCGCCCTGCTTTTGATGGAACTCGGCATCTACCGGCTGCTGGAGGAGACGCTCGGCATTTTCTCGATCATCGCCATGGCCTGGCTCTGCACGATCTCCGCCGATCTCTTCATCAACAAGCCGCTGGGGCTGGCTCCTCCCGGCATCGAGTTCAAGCGTGCCCACCTCTACGACATCAACCCGGTCGGCCTCGGCGCCATGACGCTGTCGGCGACGGTGTCGCTGATTGCCCATTTCGGCGCCTTTGGCGAGATCGCCGCCTCGCTCGCGCCCTATATTACCCTCGTCATCGCGCTGGTCGCCTCGCCTGTCATCGCCTGGGCAACGAAAGGCAAGTTCTATCTCGTCCGCAAGCCGCGCCAGAGCTGGAAAGACCTGACGAACATCACCTGCTCGGTCTGCGAGCATCCCTTCGAGCCAGAGGACATGGCCTGGTGCCCGGCCTATGCCGCGCCGATCTGCTCGCTTTGTTGCTCGCTCGACAGCCGCTGCCACGACATGTGCAAGCCGGCCGCCCGTTTCAACGCACAGGTCGGCACCGTCGCCAAGGCGCTGCTACCGGAAGCCATTCTGGGGAAGCTGACGACGCGCCTTGGCCGCTACGGCATCGCCGTCGTGCTGGCATTGACCGCCATCGGCGCAATCCTGGCGATGATTGCCCATCAGGTCGCCTCCGCCTCGCCCGAGACGGGCGAGGTCGTCAATCGCACCATCCTCATCGTCTTCTTCGTCTTCTCGGTGATCTCAGGCGTCGTCTGCTGGTTCTATGTGCTCGCCCATGACAGCCGCGTCGTTGCCGAGGAGGAATCCTCACGCCAGAACACGCTGCTGCTCAAGGAAATCGCCGCCCACAAGAAGACCGACGCCGCCTTGCAGAACGCCAAGGAAACCGCCGAGGCCGCCAACCGCGCCAAGAGCCGCTATGTCGTCGGGCTCAGCCATGAATTACGCACGCCGCTGAACGCCGTGCTCGGCTACGCCCAGATCCTCGAACGCGACGAGACCATCCCGGCGCCTCGCCAATCCTCGATCAAGGTCATCCGCCGCAGCGCCGAACACCTCTCCGGGCTGATCGACGGCCTGCTCGATATTTCCAAGATCGAAGCCGGCCGCCTGCAGGTCTATTCCAACGAGATCAACATCCAGGATTTCCTCGACCAGATCGTCGATATGTTCCGCCCGCAGGCGCAGGCAAAGGGGCTTGCCTTCATCCATGAGCGCGCGCCGGCCTTGCCGCAATTCGTCCGCACCGACGAAAAGCGCCTGCGCCAGATCCTGGTCAACCTGCTCTCCAATGCCATCAAGTTCACTGATGAGGGCAGCGTCACCTTCGACGTCGGCTATCGCAGCCAGGTCGCGACCTTCACCGTTGCCGATACCGGCCGAGGCATCACGGAGAAAGACCTGCCCCGTATCTACGAACCCTTCCAGCGCGGTGAGGCCGAAAGCGTGCGGCCGATGCCGGGACTCGGCCTCGGCCTCACCATCACCCGGCTTTTGACCAATACGCTCGGCGGCGAGATCTCGGTTGCAAGCGTAAAGGACGAAGGCTCGACCTTCCGCGTCCGGCTGATGCTGTCCGCCGTCATGCGTGCCGTGGCCGCCGCGCCGCAGGAGAAGCGCATTGTCGGTTATAACGGCCCGCGCCGCACGGTCGTCGTCGTTGACGATAACGAGGACCACCGCGAGATGATGCGCGAGATCCTGGCGCCGCTCGATTTCATCGTGCTGACGGCGGCAGGCGGCGGCGAATGCCTGACGCTGATCGAGGGCATCATGCCGGACCTTTTCCTCGTCGATATTCTGATGCCCGGCATGAACGGCTGGCAGCTCGTCTCGCGTCTGCGCGAGGCCGGCCAGATGGCGCCGGTGCTGATGCTGTCGGCCAATATCGGTGATGCGGCCGTTCTCAGCGACAGTGACGACAGCCACAATGATGCGATCGGCAAGCCGGTCGACATCCGCCAGCTGCGCGACAAGCTCGCCCTGCATCTCGGCCTGACATGGATCTATGCCGATGCCACGCCAGCCGTTCCTGTCAAGATCGAAGCTCCGATGCTGAGCCCAGGTGCTGCCCATGTGCAGGAATTGCTGCGGCTCGGCGAGATCGGCTATATCAGAGGCATTGAAGCCAAGCTTTCGGACCTTGCCAAGGTGGAGGCAAATCAGCCATTCACGGAGGAACTTCGCGCCTATGTCGCCGCCTTCGATCTCGCCGGCTTCATGACCTTCCTGCACGACTTCGACGAAAAGGTGGAATCCATTGGCTGA
- the urtB gene encoding urea ABC transporter permease subunit UrtB, which yields MYRAIKIFLITVCLAFSGLTLSGVIISSEVQAQDDIHVLIDALGVGDFPEREAAIKALVASKDPDVSQILQQLSDGLLYVNSDGGPVLLQGGTDDEPTYSDPITGEAAADVDPDLMTKVKINNALRGVIGAATSQLTLMSPDRSARLAAAQGLLKDADPANLDLLNTALAAEKDAEIKNTMEAARAVLLLKTDASVEDKKAAIDTIAARGNRDALTILTTTLETAPDDLKPAIQADISSINRSLALWDIVQNIWYGLSLGSVLLLAAIGLAITFGVMGVINMAHGEMVMIGAYTTYVVQEYITSAFPELADYSLAFAVPAAFVFTGFVGLVIERAVIRYLYGRPLETLLATWGVSLILQQAVRSIFGPTNREVRNPTWMSGVFDLGGLSITWNRLWIIVFSMVVFVALLLLLKRSAFGLQMRAVTQNRRMASSMGIRTGWVDAFTFALGSGIAGIAGVALSQIDNVSPNLGQSYIIDSFMVVVFGGVGNLWGTLVGALSLGVVNKFLEPFAGAVLGKILVLVLIILFIQKRPRGLFALKGRAVEA from the coding sequence ATGTATCGCGCCATAAAGATTTTCCTCATCACGGTTTGCCTGGCATTTTCGGGCCTGACACTTTCGGGCGTGATAATCTCGAGCGAAGTCCAGGCCCAGGACGATATCCACGTACTCATCGACGCGCTCGGCGTCGGCGATTTCCCGGAACGCGAAGCGGCCATCAAGGCGCTGGTCGCTTCCAAGGATCCAGATGTCAGCCAGATCCTGCAGCAGTTGAGCGACGGTCTTCTCTACGTCAATTCCGATGGCGGCCCGGTTCTCCTCCAGGGCGGTACCGATGACGAACCGACCTATTCCGATCCGATCACCGGCGAAGCCGCTGCCGATGTCGATCCGGACCTGATGACGAAGGTCAAGATCAACAACGCGCTTCGCGGCGTTATCGGCGCCGCCACGAGCCAGCTGACGCTGATGAGCCCGGATCGTTCCGCGCGGCTTGCCGCGGCGCAGGGCCTGCTGAAAGATGCCGATCCCGCCAATCTCGACCTGCTGAACACGGCGCTTGCGGCCGAAAAGGACGCTGAGATCAAGAATACGATGGAAGCGGCGCGCGCAGTGCTGCTGCTCAAGACGGATGCGAGCGTGGAAGACAAGAAGGCTGCGATCGATACGATCGCGGCGCGTGGCAATCGTGATGCTCTGACCATCCTCACCACCACACTCGAAACCGCGCCTGACGACCTGAAGCCGGCGATCCAGGCGGATATCAGCTCCATCAATCGCAGCCTGGCGCTGTGGGATATCGTCCAGAACATCTGGTACGGATTGTCTCTCGGCTCGGTACTGCTGCTTGCCGCGATCGGCCTTGCCATCACCTTCGGCGTCATGGGCGTCATCAACATGGCGCATGGCGAAATGGTGATGATCGGCGCCTATACCACCTATGTGGTGCAGGAGTACATCACCTCCGCCTTTCCTGAACTTGCCGATTATTCGCTGGCCTTTGCCGTGCCTGCGGCCTTCGTCTTTACCGGCTTCGTCGGTCTGGTGATCGAGCGCGCCGTCATCCGCTATCTCTACGGCCGGCCGCTCGAAACGCTGCTCGCCACCTGGGGCGTGTCGCTTATCCTGCAGCAGGCAGTGCGCAGCATCTTCGGCCCGACCAACCGCGAGGTCCGCAATCCGACCTGGATGTCCGGCGTCTTCGATCTCGGCGGGCTCTCCATCACCTGGAACCGACTGTGGATCATCGTCTTTTCGATGGTGGTCTTTGTAGCGCTGCTCCTGCTGCTCAAGCGGTCCGCCTTCGGCCTGCAGATGCGTGCCGTTACGCAGAACCGGCGCATGGCGTCATCGATGGGCATCCGCACCGGTTGGGTCGATGCCTTCACCTTCGCGCTCGGCTCGGGCATTGCCGGCATCGCCGGCGTGGCGCTCAGCCAGATCGACAATGTCTCGCCGAACCTCGGTCAATCCTACATCATCGACAGCTTCATGGTCGTCGTCTTCGGCGGTGTCGGCAATCTCTGGGGTACGCTGGTCGGCGCTCTGTCGCTCGGTGTCGTCAACAAGTTCCTCGAGCCCTTCGCCGGCGCCGTGCTCGGCAAGATCCTGGTGCTCGTCCTCATCATTCTCTTCATCCAGAAGCGTCCCCGTGGGCTCTTCGCACTCAAAGGAAGGGCGGTGGAAGCATGA
- the urtA gene encoding urea ABC transporter substrate-binding protein — MNLKSTITGAALGAVMAASAAFSGAVAADDTIKVGILHSLSGTMAISETTLKDAMLMLIDEQNKKGGLLGKKLEAVVVDPASDWPLFAEKARELIQKDKVAAVFGCWTSSSRKSVLPVFEETNSILFYPVQYEGEESSRNIFYTGAAPNQQAIPAVDYLMEKEGVKRFVLEGTDYVYPRTTNKILEAYLISKGIPKEDIMTNYTPFGFSDWQTEVSKIKEFGSAGKKTAVVSTINGDANVPFYKELGNKGIKATDIPVVAFSVGEEELAGLDTKPLVGHLAAWNYFESVESSANKKFIKDWHAFTKNDKRVTNDPMEAAYIGFNAWVKAVQAAGTTDTDKVLDTIIGVSVPNLSGGYATVMPNHHITKPVLIGEIQADGQFEIVQQTPAVVGDEWSDFLPDSKDLISDWRKPMSCGNFNVATGKCGGKGS; from the coding sequence ATGAATCTCAAATCCACTATTACGGGCGCAGCGCTCGGCGCCGTCATGGCGGCGTCGGCCGCCTTTAGCGGTGCAGTTGCCGCCGATGACACGATCAAGGTCGGCATTCTGCACTCGCTCTCCGGCACCATGGCCATCTCCGAGACCACGCTCAAGGACGCTATGCTGATGCTCATCGACGAGCAGAACAAGAAGGGCGGCCTTCTCGGTAAGAAGCTCGAGGCCGTCGTCGTCGACCCGGCTTCCGACTGGCCGTTGTTTGCCGAAAAGGCACGTGAGCTGATCCAGAAGGACAAGGTTGCCGCCGTCTTCGGTTGCTGGACGTCCTCGTCGCGCAAGTCCGTTCTGCCGGTTTTCGAAGAGACCAACTCGATCCTCTTCTACCCGGTCCAGTATGAAGGCGAAGAGTCCTCGCGCAACATCTTCTACACCGGTGCTGCTCCGAACCAGCAGGCCATTCCTGCTGTCGACTACCTGATGGAAAAAGAAGGCGTCAAGCGCTTCGTTCTCGAAGGTACGGACTACGTTTATCCGCGCACGACCAACAAGATTCTCGAGGCATACCTGATTTCGAAGGGTATTCCGAAAGAAGACATCATGACCAACTACACGCCGTTCGGCTTCTCCGACTGGCAGACCGAAGTTTCCAAGATCAAGGAATTCGGTTCGGCTGGCAAGAAGACCGCCGTCGTCTCGACGATCAACGGCGATGCCAATGTTCCGTTCTACAAGGAACTGGGCAACAAGGGCATCAAGGCAACCGACATCCCCGTCGTCGCCTTCTCGGTTGGCGAAGAAGAGCTTGCCGGCCTCGACACCAAGCCGCTCGTCGGCCATCTCGCTGCCTGGAACTACTTCGAATCGGTCGAAAGCTCGGCCAACAAGAAGTTCATCAAGGACTGGCATGCGTTTACCAAGAACGACAAGCGCGTGACGAACGACCCGATGGAAGCCGCTTACATCGGCTTCAACGCATGGGTTAAGGCCGTCCAGGCTGCCGGCACGACCGATACCGACAAGGTTCTCGACACCATCATCGGCGTCAGCGTTCCGAACCTCTCCGGCGGTTATGCGACCGTCATGCCGAACCACCACATCACCAAGCCGGTGCTGATCGGTGAAATCCAGGCCGACGGCCAGTTCGAAATCGTCCAGCAGACACCTGCCGTCGTCGGCGACGAATGGTCAGATTTCCTGCCTGACTCCAAGGATCTGATCTCCGATTGGCGCAAGCCGATGTCCTGCGGCAACTTCAACGTCGCTACGGGCAAGTGCGGTGGCAAGGGCTCCTGA
- the urtC gene encoding urea ABC transporter permease subunit UrtC codes for MITAFLLRSLDRKIVVAIALLLLVAVLVPVLNLMTGPSNPLHVPTYIMSLFGKYLTYALLALALDLVWGFCGILSLGHGAFFALGGYAMGMYLMRQIGTRGSYGDPVLPDFMVFLNWKDLPWFWYGFNHFWFAALMVLIVPGLLAFVFGWFAFRSRVNGVYLSIITQAMTYALLLAFFRNDMGFGGNNGLTDFKDIIGFNVQADGTRAVLFAATAFFLALSLLLASAIVRSKFGKVLVGVRDAESRTRFLGYRVEHFKLFTFVVSAMMAGIAGALYVPQVGIINPGEFAPANSIEVVIWTAVGGRATLIGPIIGAILVNGGKTIFTGLFPEFWLFALGGLFVAVTLFLPKGVVGTIAQYLGKRKVVSKAAPPAAEEDGIEPKIQAAE; via the coding sequence ATGATTACGGCCTTCCTTCTCCGATCACTCGATCGCAAGATCGTCGTTGCCATCGCCCTCCTACTTCTGGTCGCGGTCCTCGTGCCGGTCCTGAACCTGATGACGGGGCCGAGCAATCCGCTGCACGTGCCGACTTATATCATGTCGCTGTTCGGCAAGTATCTGACCTATGCGCTGCTGGCGCTGGCGCTTGATCTCGTCTGGGGCTTTTGCGGCATCCTCTCCCTCGGCCACGGTGCCTTCTTTGCGCTCGGCGGCTATGCCATGGGCATGTATCTGATGCGCCAGATCGGCACGCGTGGCAGCTACGGAGACCCTGTTCTGCCCGACTTCATGGTGTTCCTGAACTGGAAGGATCTGCCCTGGTTCTGGTACGGCTTCAACCATTTCTGGTTTGCGGCGCTGATGGTGCTCATCGTGCCCGGCCTGCTCGCCTTCGTCTTCGGCTGGTTTGCCTTCCGCTCACGCGTCAACGGCGTCTATCTTTCGATCATCACCCAGGCGATGACCTACGCGCTGCTGCTGGCCTTCTTCCGCAACGACATGGGCTTCGGCGGCAATAACGGCCTTACCGATTTCAAGGACATTATCGGTTTCAACGTCCAGGCTGACGGCACGCGTGCAGTCCTCTTTGCGGCAACTGCGTTCTTCCTGGCGCTGTCGCTGCTGCTCGCCTCGGCGATCGTGCGCTCGAAGTTCGGCAAGGTGCTGGTCGGCGTGCGCGATGCCGAAAGCCGCACGCGCTTCCTCGGTTACCGCGTCGAGCACTTCAAGCTCTTCACCTTCGTCGTCTCGGCGATGATGGCTGGTATTGCCGGTGCGCTCTACGTGCCGCAGGTCGGCATTATCAATCCGGGCGAATTCGCCCCTGCCAATTCGATCGAAGTCGTCATCTGGACCGCGGTCGGCGGACGGGCGACGCTGATCGGCCCGATCATCGGCGCGATCCTCGTCAACGGCGGCAAGACGATCTTTACCGGCCTCTTCCCGGAGTTCTGGCTGTTTGCGCTCGGCGGCCTCTTCGTTGCCGTCACGCTGTTCCTGCCCAAGGGTGTCGTTGGCACGATCGCGCAATATCTCGGCAAGCGGAAGGTCGTCTCCAAGGCGGCACCACCGGCGGCTGAGGAAGACGGTATCGAGCCGAAAATCCAGGCAGCGGAGTGA